TCTGTCAAGTTGCTCCGTGAAATCCAAAGAACTCCCAATTTAGGTCGTCATCTTCATGAGGCAAGctcttagttgcattcaatttgatttatcattctttcttctttaagatttttcttCGTTTTTCGACCATGCACCGTTAGATGAATACCTTCAGTGTagtgtttttgaaaaatctcCACCTTTTATTATGCTGTCTTACTTTTGgacatttttgtattttattttttaataattaataaatataacctactatttaaaaaaaaactgaaatatttaacaactttttaaatactcttttaataacatatttattaaatactctttttataaagtatttaaagtCTATAAAAATGTactcttattataaaaaatagtatttaaaaagttgttaaatttttacatgttattaaaatttaataaatatgagTATATTTTAGAAAGATATCGCTCCAATTTAAAATGCTTAAGAGACGACCATAAAAAAAGGGAAGAGTGTTTagctttttttttgaaagtatGTTTTATTCGAAATAGTCTTATTCGAATTACTATTATGTCTATAtcattttttcatatataatttgaattagtctGATTTTAACTACCCTAATACAACATGCATGCATAATTTGAATCGAACTAATTTGAACTATCCTAAGACTACATGCATGTATAATTCAAATCGACCAAATTCGAATTACACTACCCTATTAATTCGAATTGGTCTAATTCAAATTACTCTTAATTTTGTGCTTTTGAGTGATTCAAGTAACGTTTTTAATTTTGGCAGAATAGTGTAATTTCATCTTccatttagtttaatttcatattttattttaaattaaaaatattataaaaaatgaataaaattaaacattaaaaatatttttaaaaaatattaaaaataaaaatatattttattctaaaatttattttaaaatattggaagtaaaactaaattaagttaaacattagaataattttaaaattttcggtGTAAAAAATACATTTTGGTTTTGTTTTATTAGATTCATAGATCCTAATTTTTAATCATTCAACACCCAAATTCCAAATGAAAACTGGTCAATTAAACACGAGTCCAAATTAACATGCCATCTTAAATTGATGCAAGTTGTGCAGAGATAATGACATAAGGGGTGGCTGATGCTAGCACATCTATCTTCAATCATCAACATAGTTTTTACAACTTGTACAACTTTCATGGGAAAacgatttattttattactctCACTTATTCTCGgaagtaatatattttcctttcttctaaaatcataaaaagaaaTATTGTTTTTTGTTTACAAATGTAATAAGATCTTTGAATTATGAACAAAGTCAACAAACTGAAGAGGAGTGGatattatatttacaaatttACCCTCCACATTCTTAAGGATGAATCTCCATAACAATACCCATAAGCCCATAACCATAGCTAGAATCACACAGAGAGAGAGACGTGTTCTTCCAGCTCTGTTCTTCCTCCTTCCGATCGAATCCTTCTTTACTTTTTCAATTCTCAACTTCTTTCTCCAATCGGTTAGTTaattccaattcaattcaaCAAATCGTTAGTTAATTCCAATTCAATTAAACCAacaaatcaacaacaacaacaacaaacatACACCATAAGCACCAGCACCCAAAACTCATCGTcgcaaaaattcaaaactttccGGCAAAGCTGAAAACTTGATTGAAATGGGGTTCGAGAAAGAAGCAAGCTCTTCAACCTACTCGCTTCCACCATACCCACGTGAGGATACACCACTTCTTACAAAGTCGCCGCCGCTATCCTCCAACTTCAAGACCTTCGCCAACGTCTTCATCTCCATCGTCGGCGCCGGCGTCCTCGGTCTCCCTTACAGCTTCAAGCGCACCGGCTATGTCACCGGCCTCCTTATGCTTCTCTCCGTCGCATTCCTCACCTACCACTGCATGATGCTTCTCGTCAAAACTCGCCGCAAGCTCGATTCCATATTAGGGTTCTCAAAGATCCAATCTTTTGGCGATTTGGGATTCACCATCTGCGGCCCAATTGGAAGATTCACCGTTGACGCCATGATCGTGCTTTCCCAAGCCGGTTTCTGCGTCAGCTACCTAATCTTCATTTCCACCACTTTGGCTTTTCTTGTGAACAATGGAATTGATGCAACAAAAccggtttttctagggtttagtGCTAAAGTTTTGTTCTTGTGGGGTTGTTTTCCGTTTCAATTAGGGCTGAATTCGATTAAGACCTTGACTCACTTGGCTCCTCTGAGTATAtttgctgatgctgttgatcTTTCTGCTAAGGGTGCTGTGATGGTTGAGGAAGTTTTTGTTTTCCTCAAGAACAGGCCAAATTTGGAAGCTTTTGGTGGGATTTCTGTGTTCTTCTATGGTATTGGTGTTGCTGTGTATGCATTTGAAGGGATTGGAATGGTTTTGCCCTTGGAATCTGAGACTAAGGATAAGGACAAGTTTGGTAGGGTTTTGGGATTTGGGATGAGTTTCATTGCTGTTTTATTTGGTGCTTTTGGTGTTCTTGGTTACTTTGCTTTTGGTGAGAACACCAAGGATATAATTACTACTAATTTAGGACCTGGTTTGATTAGTGTTTTGGTGCAATTAGGACTAAGCATTAACCTGTTCTTCACTTTTCCTTTGATGATGAACCCTGTTTATGAGGTTTTTGAGAGAAGGTTCTGTGGATATAGGTACTGTTTATGGCTGAGGTGGGTTTTGGTATTGGTGGTGAGTCTTGTGGCACTTTTGGTGCCTAATTTTGCTGATTTCTTGTCACTTGTTGGGAGCAGCATATGTGTTGTGCTTAGTTTTGTGTTGCCTGCAATGTTCCATTGTCTTGTGTTTAAGGATGAGTTGGGTTGGAAGTGTTTAGTTTCTGATGGGGCAATTGTGGTTTTTGGATTTGTTGTTGCTGTTTCTGGAACTTGGTCTTCACTATCTGAGATTCTTGCTCCTAAGGCCTAATTaggcaaaacaaaaaaatgaaaaatgtgaaaaatcCCTTATGTGGAGTAATGTAATATAATGTAATGTTGTAAGGTCTTTAGTGTGCCAACCATGATTGGgttgatttatttgttaaaatgcataagatttgCAATGAGCTAAATCTAATGTTATCTAAGATCATGCAAGTATTTTTCTCTCATAGTAGACTCTTGTCTCCAATGACTGAGAGAATTCTTTTTATTTGGTTCTCAATACCTTTGAAGAAAGTTTGTAATAAAGTTGCTGAATGCTGAAATACTTAGCTTGTTGCAGgctgttattatttatttattatttattgggGGTAAAAACTGCAGCTATATTTAGTTGGCATAATGACatcttttctttaaaaaaaaaaaaaacaaatggaTTTATTTTTTTCCCACTCTACACTGTATGAGCATTTGATATACTTTTGATTATGGTCTGTGGAAGTCAAATAGGACTGAGATTGAGTCTGGCCAACATGTATGCCAGTTCATGGCTTCATCAACaattaaatgaattaaactTTAAATGTATAAATgtttgatttaaataaaaaataaatattgtagAGCTCTCCTTTTCTCTATAAATGTTTTGAGTTAATCAATATCTGCATTTATCtaaaatgaaaatgacttaATAACGACACATGTGATGCTCTTGGGAAGtggaaaataagtaaataacaaagttattattcttcttccacaatataaagaaaataaataaaaaaggggtTATTCCCATGTTAATGCTCTTCAATCTTCATATTACCTTTTGATAAAGTAGGCCATTTAATGCCTGAAATAAAGAAGCAGATCCTTTCAAATTGTTAAACCATTCCTATGCTTTCAACCCACATTTTACCAAACACCGAATCAATCATACAAGTTGAATCACATGGCAATTTAAAAGAAAGCTGCTGCAGCAGTCAATTAATTGCTAATGAAAATAAGCAAGTGTCTTAACTTCATTGAAGTAACATCAAAATTACTCTTCATGCATGGTACCATGAGACAGATTCTTTACCTTTGGAAATTACTATTCCAttagttttacttttatttttcattattaattttaaattttcacaaTAATACTTTACTAATTCTCAAGTAAATGTCTAATTTGGAACTTTATTCTTCTACAAATAACTACCCAATTACTAaactaatattatattaattttaccTTTTTAGTCATACTCTTAAATTAATAagtaaaatgaataaataaattaaataattaaaagaaagcaattacttcaatcaataataattttataattcgTGTAATCTCCAAGAAATTGTACTCTTTTACCACACTTAATAGTGTGCTGTGAGCTGGAGGTAATAATTGCCACACACAAAGCAAAGGCTCTTGCAATGATAGATTTTTAAGGATTTGATATTGACATAGCAATTTTGGAGGAATTGACACTTAGCCTATTGTCAATTTGTCATTAATCAGAGTGCTTACTCATCATAAGTTCTTAATTTTGGCATCATAAGTATCCAAAACTTCAAGTTTAAACACCAAAACAAGGCTTTAGAAAAGGGTAAACTAACTAAgcccaaaataatataataattgaaaatgaaattacaggaccaaaaccaacaaagaagtaaaaataaaaaaggcaaAGCATAAAGAAAAGTAgtacaaataaataaagataattagATTAGATAATAAGAGGCAGGTGGGTGATGTAGGAAAGAGCAGCAACTCCACAACCCCTATtctgaaaattttgattttaaaagttaaatatatGATTACTCCACCTCACCTCACAAAAAATACAATTCACATTCCATAAACACCCAAATTTCCCAAAATGGTCAAGGTCTCCAAGTAGCCAACATTGAAGGACCAagggcataaaagtaaaatcaagaaaaaatttGGCATTCGAGGgggaaaaaataaaacagataTACCTAATTGAAcaaaaagggaaaacaaaaattaacaaaaattggAAGACTCACATTGAAGAGAAAGGGGAAGGAaaggaaaagaaggaaagaagaaagaaaatctcACAAGAGAGAAAAAAGTGGAGGAATTGAAGAGAGTGATTTTACAAAagccacaaacacaaaaccacACAAATTACATGGTTCACTTTGGGTTCAAATAAAGTCTTCAAATTTGGATTCACTTTCCGTGATCATCACGTCCAAGCATTTTCTCTCACAGTaaaagaaaaggggggaaataagaaaaaaaattccagCTTTTATTGGAGAAGAAGGGAAAAAAGTGATTTTGATTTCATTTTCTTCGTTTAGGGATTGAATCTGAAGGAATTAGATCGATcagaagagagaaagagtggTGGTGATGTCGTGCTCATCGTCGTCGGGGTCGGAGGAGGACGATGAGGGTTTCGATTCGTACCGGAAAGGAGGGTACCATGCCGTCAGAGTCGGCGATCAGTTCGCCGGTGGAAGGTACATAGCTCAGAGGAAGCTCGGTTGGGGCCAATTCTCCACCGTTTGGCTTGCTTACGATACCACCAATTCCGTACGTTATTCAactttgatttgatttgttCCTCTTTTGAACCCTTGTTTGTATTTGTTCCTTTTATGATCCTTGATTCTCTTCAAAATGTTGTTATTTTGCTGTGATTTATGTTCTAGATGTAAAGttctgatttttatttttttatttttactaaccTTTTTAATGCAATCGGTTCTGAAACTAATGGTGCAGTTTACTTGAGagccattttttttaatttaaaaaaatggtgAATTCTTAGTTCAGATTTCTGTGATTTAAAATGATGTGGAGCTCCTAATTTCTAAGATATTCTGTTCTTTGCTTCCACTGGCACCTTTTGTATACATCTTTTCATTTCATGTGTGTTTCTGTTTTGTCTTTTTTCGCTATCTGGGGAGGAGTGTGTATTGGTTTCATTGAATAGATCAAATTTAGATATTTTGGGTTATTGGTGTTGGTTTTCTCTGCCTTTTTTTGTTTCCTTCACTGTTATAGTTATGTGTGTGTGTCACGAATACCTATGAATCATTGCATGATGTTATCTTGGGATATGGTGAATGGTCCTCACAGAATGTGTGACCACCTTTGTTAGAAATTTGGATTTCAGGATTTGTCTTTATGCAGATGAACAATAAATGTGTCACTTTCATTCTGCTACATGTTTGAAATTGAATAGGTTCTTATGCTGATTTGGTGTATATCCCATGCTCCTTTGTTGTAACATTAAACACATGGGATTTCATGAGAAAATGAAAACTGATTCTggttttcttttgcttgtttataaTGCATTCATTATATTTAACTTTGTTGGAAGGTAGATAGTGTGGGATGTATATGGAAATTGGAAATAACTATGCTCTGAACTTCAATGCTGAAGTACCAGAGGTGACTGTTATAGGAGCCTTTTGTATTTATAGATTATAATTGTAAGTAGGATTATTTCTTATGGGACCTTGGTAAATgcttaaatttagaaaaattaaaatcaaatgaaaaacgccaaaagaaagaagaaaatgagaagATATAACTATGTCTAAGTTTTATCCTTTGACCTTTATTCAATATTCATG
The Arachis duranensis cultivar V14167 chromosome 5, aradu.V14167.gnm2.J7QH, whole genome shotgun sequence genome window above contains:
- the LOC107487398 gene encoding amino acid transporter AVT3C; this translates as MGFEKEASSSTYSLPPYPREDTPLLTKSPPLSSNFKTFANVFISIVGAGVLGLPYSFKRTGYVTGLLMLLSVAFLTYHCMMLLVKTRRKLDSILGFSKIQSFGDLGFTICGPIGRFTVDAMIVLSQAGFCVSYLIFISTTLAFLVNNGIDATKPVFLGFSAKVLFLWGCFPFQLGLNSIKTLTHLAPLSIFADAVDLSAKGAVMVEEVFVFLKNRPNLEAFGGISVFFYGIGVAVYAFEGIGMVLPLESETKDKDKFGRVLGFGMSFIAVLFGAFGVLGYFAFGENTKDIITTNLGPGLISVLVQLGLSINLFFTFPLMMNPVYEVFERRFCGYRYCLWLRWVLVLVVSLVALLVPNFADFLSLVGSSICVVLSFVLPAMFHCLVFKDELGWKCLVSDGAIVVFGFVVAVSGTWSSLSEILAPKA